In Planctomycetia bacterium, one DNA window encodes the following:
- a CDS encoding phosphoribosylformylglycinamidine synthase subunit PurQ: MASVRVLVLRAPGTNCDEETAHAWRLAGGDPTVIHVNRLIERPGLLGEHQVLTIPGGFSYGDDIASGRIFANQLRLNVGDELFRFVDRGGLVLGICNGFQVLVSLGLIPGRESDAPFTLTLGDRGRYEDRWVRCRVDTDACPMLERGETMILPVANAEGRVWTTLDASERARPAFQRHVAMRYVGEDSGAGAESGSFGMGPANPNGSIENAAGLIDATGRVLGLMPHPERYVDPSQAPDWIAAGNTDSDGLRIFRRGVAAFR; encoded by the coding sequence ATGGCTTCGGTTCGCGTGCTGGTACTTCGAGCGCCGGGTACGAATTGCGACGAGGAGACCGCGCACGCGTGGCGGCTTGCCGGCGGGGACCCGACGGTCATCCACGTCAATCGTCTGATTGAGCGCCCGGGCCTGCTGGGGGAGCATCAGGTGCTGACGATCCCTGGAGGATTTTCGTATGGCGACGACATCGCCAGCGGTCGCATCTTTGCGAATCAACTGCGACTGAATGTCGGCGACGAGTTATTTCGTTTCGTCGATCGCGGAGGACTGGTCCTGGGAATCTGCAACGGGTTCCAGGTGCTGGTGAGCCTGGGTCTGATTCCAGGGCGGGAGTCCGACGCCCCGTTCACACTGACCTTGGGGGATCGCGGGCGGTATGAGGACCGGTGGGTTCGCTGCCGTGTGGATACGGACGCCTGCCCGATGCTGGAGCGCGGCGAGACGATGATCCTTCCGGTGGCGAACGCCGAAGGGCGCGTGTGGACGACGTTGGATGCGTCGGAGCGGGCGCGGCCGGCGTTCCAGCGGCACGTGGCGATGCGTTACGTCGGGGAGGATTCCGGTGCGGGGGCCGAATCGGGCAGTTTCGGCATGGGGCCTGCCAACCCCAATGGCAGCATTGAAAACGCGGCTGGGCTGATCGACGCGACGGGTCGGGTACTTGGGCTGATGCCTCACCCGGAGCGGTACGTGGATCCGTCGCAAGCCCCCGACTGGATCGCAGCCGGCAATACTGATAGCGATGGTCTGCGGATCTTTCGCCGGGGCGTGGCGGCGTTTCGATAG
- a CDS encoding lipid-A-disaccharide synthase N-terminal domain-containing protein, producing MTPRTTTDCAALLLAARPEADAASTNDGSDPWLLVGLLAQAVIMVTFIWQWWESNRRGRFWLPPFAAALALLATAALLAYALNRADPVFIFGEAVYLVIALRMHYLAVQFKRRVEHAQWPGFPRVSPEVAEQRHVESSASLSGKIDTDQK from the coding sequence ATGACGCCTCGCACCACCACCGATTGCGCCGCGCTCCTGCTCGCCGCCCGGCCCGAGGCCGACGCCGCGTCGACCAACGATGGAAGCGATCCGTGGCTTCTCGTCGGCCTCCTCGCACAAGCCGTCATCATGGTGACATTTATCTGGCAGTGGTGGGAATCCAACCGGCGCGGCCGATTCTGGCTGCCGCCCTTCGCCGCCGCCCTCGCCCTGCTCGCCACCGCCGCCCTCCTGGCCTACGCCCTGAACCGCGCCGATCCGGTCTTCATCTTCGGCGAGGCCGTCTATCTCGTCATCGCCCTGCGCATGCATTACCTCGCCGTGCAGTTCAAACGTCGCGTCGAACACGCCCAATGGCCCGGCTTCCCTCGCGTCTCTCCGGAAGTCGCCGAACAACGCCACGTCGAATCCTCCGCCTCCCTCTCCGGAAAAATCGACACGGATCAAAAATAA
- a CDS encoding ABC transporter ATP-binding protein, protein MTDAATPILTLDRVTFGFPRRPDFLKPVTLSIARGDLWTVIGPNGAGKSTLLRLMGGLARPTGGIVRVESEDIWDLPARLRARRIALLPQHLPRDLGLTAREVVLMGRFPHRRFGLFDRPADQAVVADVMNLTQTTAFADRSIDTLSGGEAQRVHVAAALAQQPDLLLLDEPAAALDLNHQLLLLDILHELTRRRGLAVVVVTHDLNFAWRAASHVLLLHEGRPIASGAPADVMRPETLEQVYDVRLGRAAAPRARGDWLVVTGPRQSDGAPS, encoded by the coding sequence TTGACTGACGCCGCCACGCCCATCCTGACCCTCGATCGCGTCACGTTCGGCTTCCCGCGCCGGCCGGACTTCCTCAAGCCCGTCACCCTGTCCATCGCGCGCGGCGACCTCTGGACCGTCATCGGTCCCAACGGCGCGGGCAAGTCCACGCTGCTGCGACTGATGGGCGGACTGGCCAGGCCGACCGGCGGCATCGTCCGAGTCGAATCCGAAGACATTTGGGACCTGCCCGCGCGACTGCGCGCCCGGCGCATCGCGCTTCTGCCGCAGCACCTGCCGCGCGATCTGGGCCTGACCGCGCGCGAGGTCGTGCTGATGGGCCGCTTTCCCCATCGCCGCTTCGGACTCTTCGACCGGCCCGCCGACCAGGCCGTCGTCGCGGATGTCATGAATTTGACGCAAACGACCGCCTTCGCCGACCGCTCCATCGACACGCTCTCCGGCGGCGAGGCCCAGCGCGTCCACGTCGCCGCCGCCCTGGCCCAGCAACCCGATCTGCTGCTGCTCGACGAACCAGCCGCCGCCCTCGACCTCAATCATCAACTCCTGCTTCTGGACATCCTCCACGAACTCACGCGACGCCGCGGCCTGGCCGTCGTCGTCGTCACGCACGATCTCAACTTCGCCTGGCGCGCCGCTTCCCATGTCCTGCTCCTGCACGAGGGCCGACCGATCGCCTCCGGCGCGCCCGCCGACGTGATGCGACCCGAAACGCTTGAACAGGTCTATGACGTGCGGCTGGGTCGCGCCGCCGCGCCCCGCGCCCGCGGCGACTGGCTCGTTGTCACCGGCCCGCGCCAATCCGACGGAGCCCCGTCATGA
- a CDS encoding ABC transporter substrate-binding protein, protein MRPRAHDCNRTARTLRVAAVLSLATLPVCDRSSDVAPPTSHATAHDPAATQPQTNSPRFRRIISISPDATEMIGALGAADRLVAVSSFCIDPPQVMKLPRIGGLFDVNLELVLRLQPDLIVLRGDHRAVQELCERNRIPIYRDRTNTFDDIFQTLGDLGELLDATDRAEQIAAAMHERLAKIESALAPLPRPRVFVTLSRNPDTLAAVMTAGQNTFVDEIIRRAGGINVFADASLDYPQVSPEAVLAARPDVIIECMPEVAITDALRDKVVKTWRPLAQLPAVASGRIHLLDLPHALIPSHRVVDTVAAVARILHPEAKLD, encoded by the coding sequence ATGCGCCCGCGTGCCCACGATTGCAATCGAACCGCGCGAACGCTCCGGGTCGCGGCCGTCCTGTCGCTTGCGACGTTGCCTGTCTGCGATCGTTCATCCGACGTTGCACCGCCGACCTCCCACGCGACGGCACACGACCCCGCCGCGACGCAGCCACAAACGAATTCGCCTCGTTTTCGCCGCATCATCTCCATCTCGCCAGACGCCACCGAGATGATCGGCGCGCTCGGAGCGGCCGATCGCCTCGTCGCCGTCAGCTCCTTCTGCATCGACCCGCCGCAGGTGATGAAGCTTCCGCGAATCGGCGGGCTGTTCGACGTCAACCTGGAACTTGTGCTGCGCTTGCAGCCGGACCTGATTGTGTTGCGCGGCGACCATCGCGCCGTGCAGGAGCTTTGCGAGCGAAACCGCATCCCCATCTACCGCGATCGTACCAATACATTTGACGACATCTTTCAGACGCTCGGCGACCTGGGCGAGTTGCTCGACGCGACGGACCGGGCGGAGCAGATCGCCGCCGCGATGCACGAGCGGCTCGCCAAGATCGAATCCGCCCTCGCACCGCTGCCTCGTCCACGTGTCTTCGTCACGCTCTCACGAAACCCCGACACGCTTGCGGCCGTCATGACCGCCGGACAGAATACCTTTGTCGATGAGATCATCCGCCGGGCCGGCGGCATCAACGTCTTCGCCGACGCCTCGCTTGATTATCCGCAGGTCAGTCCCGAAGCCGTCCTCGCCGCCCGGCCCGACGTGATCATCGAGTGCATGCCGGAGGTCGCCATCACGGACGCCTTGCGCGACAAGGTCGTTAAGACGTGGAGACCCCTGGCCCAGCTGCCGGCCGTCGCGTCGGGCCGCATCCATCTGCTCGACCTGCCGCACGCGCTGATCCCGTCCCACCGGGTCGTCGACACAGTCGCCGCCGTCGCGCGCATCCTGCATCCGGAGGCGAAGCTTGACTGA
- a CDS encoding iron ABC transporter permease, giving the protein MISVTPARYWFTLFCGAAVLGAVLLLAPGIGSQTSVGPIEAWRAWQSPDANPLAYQIAFSLRLPRTLLAVQVGITLALCGAVFQTLFRNPLATPYTLGISSGGSLGALLAIKLGFEVSLLGISSISLAAFLGAMAVVGVVFLVTRGARRFTTNELLLSGVTLGLFCSAMMMLVTYFSNARQTFEIVRWMMGSLDTVGHFENTTSLPLTVPAWIVLIAAARSLNQYLLGDELARTRGVNIDRLRLLCIFFASLATAAVVAICGPIGFVGLVVPQIIALLTGRDCRILFPMSALAGGVFLAVCDWISQLAMTWVGWASHRDLAGVILPVGVVTAVVGVPIFLVLLHRRMV; this is encoded by the coding sequence ATGATCTCCGTCACACCCGCGCGATACTGGTTCACTCTTTTCTGCGGCGCGGCCGTCCTCGGCGCGGTGCTGCTGCTCGCTCCGGGAATCGGCAGCCAGACATCGGTCGGACCGATCGAAGCCTGGCGCGCCTGGCAATCGCCAGACGCGAATCCCCTGGCGTATCAAATCGCTTTTTCGCTTCGACTGCCGCGCACGTTGCTGGCGGTGCAGGTCGGCATCACGCTCGCGCTGTGTGGCGCGGTCTTTCAAACGCTTTTTCGCAACCCCCTCGCCACGCCCTACACCTTGGGGATCTCCAGCGGCGGTTCGCTCGGCGCGCTGCTCGCCATCAAACTCGGCTTCGAAGTATCCCTCCTGGGAATCTCCAGCATCTCCCTCGCAGCGTTTCTCGGCGCGATGGCCGTCGTCGGCGTCGTCTTTCTCGTCACGCGCGGCGCCCGGCGATTCACCACCAACGAACTGCTCCTGTCCGGCGTCACGCTCGGCCTGTTCTGCTCGGCCATGATGATGCTCGTCACTTACTTCTCTAACGCGCGGCAGACCTTTGAAATCGTCCGCTGGATGATGGGCTCGCTCGACACCGTCGGTCACTTCGAAAACACCACCAGCCTCCCGCTCACCGTCCCCGCGTGGATCGTGCTCATCGCCGCCGCGCGCAGCCTCAATCAGTACCTGCTGGGCGACGAACTGGCCCGAACGCGCGGCGTTAATATCGACCGATTGCGATTACTATGCATCTTCTTCGCCTCCCTCGCCACCGCCGCCGTCGTCGCCATCTGCGGACCCATCGGGTTTGTCGGTCTCGTCGTCCCCCAGATCATCGCGCTCCTCACCGGACGCGACTGCCGAATTCTCTTTCCGATGTCGGCGCTGGCGGGCGGCGTCTTTCTCGCCGTCTGCGACTGGATCAGCCAGCTTGCCATGACCTGGGTCGGCTGGGCGTCCCACCGCGACCTGGCCGGCGTCATTCTGCCCGTCGGCGTCGTGACGGCCGTGGTCGGCGTGCCCATCTTTCTCGTTCTGCTGCATCGACGCATGGTCTGA
- a CDS encoding DUF11 domain-containing protein: protein MKWQRMAELILGLMGGTMIVSAAYVIASGGIKVPSTGGFFRTPERPSTDATEAWHGEAMTESLTTPETMASRSDSAKTSHEPRLATSVQPAIAQSRARIVPAGFRDGTEPDEEMEPLPEPAPTNDHTSNPPRVDRTYQGTPHNPRTEIEKRRAAKARVAEREDGHMQPRRAADDEMMTIRSSSSTPEAHMKGSGSSQDERPRTTLAHSAPRPTHVESPAPKASPSSRMPAKSAGVKETYGTTRQFFPPGNRAAAAVILERVTPAEVRLGNGMTYELKVTNTTGCGLTDVMLYEHPPEGMEVRSTEPKVDKIEDGFSWAIGTLAARETRTLVVTGTAKQVGDLRGCATVTFNTSICSATRVVEPSLQLVKTAPDTVMLCDTIPVKLRVSNTGSGAAKNVRITDTLPDGWMTIDGQRSLTYAVGDLAAGESREYAATLKSSTIGEFTNQATATEDGGLNAEASTKTVVLKPELEITKTGPGTRYIGRPAKYEITVANRGNATAVDTVLTDEVPGGTQFVESTDGGTLKGGRVVWRLGDLNPGESKSVTVTLKPTEKGTYTNTVEAKSYCAEAVASATTKAEGVPAMLLEVVDLEDPIEVGAETTYEIYATNQGTAEGTNVVINVTLPPELEFISASGPVNHTVGGQEIRFAPLPRLAEKGQAVYRVKVRGLEGGDVRFRCNMTSDQLQTPVEESESTHIYR from the coding sequence ATGAAGTGGCAACGGATGGCCGAACTGATCCTGGGGCTGATGGGCGGAACGATGATCGTTTCGGCGGCGTATGTGATCGCCTCCGGCGGCATCAAGGTACCGAGCACGGGCGGTTTCTTCCGGACGCCGGAGCGCCCTTCAACGGACGCGACCGAGGCCTGGCATGGCGAGGCGATGACGGAGTCGCTGACGACCCCCGAAACGATGGCTTCGCGATCCGATTCCGCGAAGACTTCGCATGAGCCGAGATTGGCTACATCCGTTCAGCCCGCCATCGCCCAGTCGCGCGCGAGAATTGTCCCAGCGGGCTTTCGTGACGGCACCGAGCCGGACGAGGAAATGGAGCCGTTGCCCGAGCCGGCACCGACAAATGATCACACCAGCAACCCGCCGCGCGTGGATCGAACGTATCAGGGCACCCCTCACAATCCGCGCACCGAAATCGAAAAGCGCCGCGCCGCCAAGGCGCGCGTCGCCGAACGCGAAGATGGGCACATGCAGCCGCGCCGGGCTGCGGACGACGAGATGATGACCATTCGATCATCGTCGTCGACGCCGGAGGCGCACATGAAGGGCAGCGGCTCCTCGCAGGACGAGCGGCCGCGAACCACGCTGGCCCATTCCGCGCCGAGACCGACGCATGTCGAAAGCCCGGCGCCCAAGGCGTCGCCGTCGTCGCGCATGCCGGCGAAGTCGGCGGGCGTGAAGGAGACCTACGGCACGACGAGGCAGTTCTTCCCGCCGGGCAATCGCGCCGCGGCGGCTGTGATTCTCGAGCGCGTGACTCCTGCGGAAGTGCGGCTCGGCAACGGCATGACGTATGAATTGAAAGTGACGAACACGACCGGCTGCGGGCTGACCGACGTGATGCTCTATGAGCACCCGCCCGAGGGCATGGAGGTTCGCTCGACGGAACCGAAGGTGGACAAGATCGAGGACGGCTTCTCGTGGGCGATCGGCACGCTGGCGGCGCGCGAGACCAGGACGCTGGTCGTCACCGGCACGGCAAAGCAGGTCGGCGATCTGCGCGGCTGCGCGACGGTCACGTTCAACACGTCGATCTGCTCGGCGACGCGCGTCGTCGAGCCGTCGCTGCAACTGGTCAAGACCGCACCGGACACGGTCATGCTGTGCGATACGATTCCCGTCAAACTGCGCGTGAGCAACACGGGCAGCGGCGCGGCGAAGAACGTGCGCATCACCGATACCCTGCCCGACGGCTGGATGACGATCGACGGCCAGCGCAGCCTGACTTATGCAGTCGGGGATCTGGCGGCGGGCGAATCGCGGGAGTACGCGGCGACGCTGAAGTCGTCCACGATCGGTGAGTTCACCAATCAGGCCACTGCGACGGAAGACGGCGGGTTGAACGCCGAGGCGTCCACGAAGACGGTCGTCCTCAAGCCTGAACTGGAGATCACCAAAACCGGCCCCGGCACGCGGTACATCGGCCGGCCGGCGAAGTACGAGATCACGGTCGCCAATCGCGGCAACGCGACGGCGGTGGATACCGTGCTGACCGACGAGGTTCCCGGCGGGACGCAGTTTGTCGAGTCGACCGACGGCGGCACGCTGAAAGGCGGCCGCGTGGTCTGGCGGCTGGGCGATCTGAACCCCGGCGAGAGCAAGAGCGTGACCGTGACGCTCAAGCCGACCGAGAAGGGCACGTACACGAACACGGTCGAAGCGAAGAGCTATTGTGCCGAAGCTGTGGCGTCGGCGACGACGAAGGCCGAAGGCGTGCCGGCGATGCTGCTGGAAGTCGTGGACCTGGAAGATCCGATCGAGGTCGGCGCCGAGACGACGTATGAAATCTACGCGACGAACCAGGGCACAGCCGAAGGCACGAATGTAGTCATCAACGTGACATTGCCGCCGGAGCTGGAGTTCATCAGCGCGAGCGGTCCGGTCAATCACACGGTCGGCGGGCAGGAGATTCGCTTCGCTCCGCTGCCGCGACTGGCGGAGAAGGGCCAGGCGGTGTATCGCGTGAAGGTGCGCGGCCTGGAAGGCGGCGACGTGCGATTCCGCTGCAACATGACGAGCGACCAGTTGCAGACGCCTGTCGAAGAGAGCGAGAGCACGCACATCTATCGATGA
- a CDS encoding tyrosine-protein phosphatase: MLVALLMIGAASYAGYQLSARYPRRLATVRDGVLYRSAQPKPRHLKTLVKDFGIKTLFIVRDVGGETVQNEIAEARRLGLRVIEAPVVSRQPVPPERIREFFDCLDDPANLPVLVHCSAGRHRTGVLCAAYRIERDGWSNDRAVEELLSFGFDVEPHRLLLDQVRAYRPRAPAAVSSSGANGEMSD, from the coding sequence GTGCTGGTTGCGCTGCTGATGATCGGTGCGGCGTCGTATGCGGGGTATCAACTTTCGGCTCGCTACCCCCGGCGACTGGCGACGGTGCGAGACGGCGTGCTCTACCGCTCGGCGCAGCCCAAGCCCCGGCATCTAAAGACACTTGTCAAAGACTTTGGGATCAAGACGCTCTTCATCGTTCGCGACGTCGGCGGCGAGACCGTTCAGAACGAAATCGCCGAAGCCCGCCGACTCGGCCTTCGCGTCATCGAAGCCCCCGTTGTCAGCCGTCAGCCTGTCCCGCCTGAACGCATCCGCGAATTCTTCGATTGCCTGGACGATCCGGCCAATCTTCCTGTCCTGGTCCACTGCTCCGCCGGTCGGCACCGCACCGGCGTCCTCTGCGCCGCCTATCGCATCGAGCGCGACGGCTGGTCGAACGACCGCGCCGTGGAAGAACTGCTCTCGTTCGGCTTCGACGTCGAGCCGCACCGGCTGCTGCTGGATCAGGTCCGCGCCTACCGCCCGCGCGCCCCGGCGGCGGTTTCCAGCTCCGGCGCGAACGGGGAGATGAGCGACTGA
- a CDS encoding zinc-binding dehydrogenase: MKAARYHQTGKPDVIRYEDVPDPVPQPGEVLLKVRAAALNRLDVFLRSGATSMPGFTLPHIGGFDFAGEVAAVGPGVDPRRIGESCVVNARVTGPAARGRLDILGIARPGGFAQFVCVPAHCLAPKPANYSWEESAAFGCVYLTAWYGLILQAALKPGETVLVHAGGSGAGTAAIQVAKSAGATVITTAGTDEKCAKARELLKADHAINYKSQNVAKTVRDLTGGRGVDVVFDPVWGETAESTMECIALRGRWIVLGMVGGQMGRIEAAKLLFREVTIRGIVEFYSDESQIAGAWNLAHRGLVRPIISKVWPLADLAQAHAQMESGDVFGKLVVTP, translated from the coding sequence ATGAAAGCCGCCCGCTATCACCAGACCGGCAAGCCCGATGTCATCCGCTACGAAGACGTGCCCGACCCCGTGCCGCAGCCGGGCGAGGTGCTGCTCAAGGTTCGCGCCGCCGCGCTCAACCGGCTCGACGTCTTCCTTCGCAGCGGCGCGACCTCGATGCCCGGCTTCACCCTGCCGCACATCGGCGGATTCGACTTCGCCGGTGAAGTTGCCGCCGTCGGCCCCGGCGTCGATCCAAGGCGCATCGGCGAATCCTGCGTCGTCAATGCTCGCGTCACCGGCCCCGCGGCGCGCGGCCGGCTCGACATCCTCGGCATCGCCCGGCCCGGCGGATTCGCGCAATTTGTCTGTGTTCCCGCGCACTGCCTCGCCCCCAAACCCGCGAACTACTCGTGGGAAGAATCCGCCGCGTTCGGCTGCGTCTATCTCACTGCGTGGTACGGCCTCATCCTTCAGGCAGCCCTCAAACCCGGCGAGACCGTTCTTGTTCACGCGGGCGGCAGCGGCGCGGGCACCGCCGCCATCCAGGTCGCCAAGTCCGCCGGCGCGACGGTCATCACCACCGCCGGAACCGACGAAAAGTGCGCCAAGGCGCGCGAGCTGCTCAAGGCCGATCATGCGATCAATTACAAATCGCAAAATGTCGCGAAAACCGTGCGCGATCTCACCGGCGGGCGCGGCGTCGACGTTGTGTTCGATCCCGTCTGGGGTGAAACCGCCGAATCCACGATGGAGTGCATCGCCCTGCGCGGCCGCTGGATCGTGCTCGGCATGGTCGGTGGTCAGATGGGGCGGATCGAAGCAGCGAAGCTGCTCTTCCGCGAGGTGACGATTCGCGGCATCGTGGAGTTCTATTCCGACGAATCGCAGATCGCCGGCGCGTGGAACCTGGCGCATCGGGGTCTCGTGCGGCCGATCATCAGCAAGGTCTGGCCGCTCGCTGATCTGGCGCAGGCACACGCCCAGATGGAGAGCGGCGACGTGTTCGGCAAACTCGTCGTGACGCCGTGA
- a CDS encoding DUF11 domain-containing protein has product MKLKYTWVVCLAAAMVVATAGCREHMPHSGTWPATGDEIKTHPKPPEGGYYSDWDPYAGTIELSPAEDVNPVKTQHVLIATVRDKDGKPLPNRRVEWIIADGSVGDIVEVDESGWRASRGMKVTNKFAISHTNNFNHVLTRGNDDPSDDITLEPGQTWCVITSPIEGDTHITVYAPGIFNWDKHKVFAVKHWYDVAWEWPPPAQNPTGTPHDLETRVYRISDGTPLANYIVNYKLVDGPPGSFQPSGTETVTTRTDGAGIARAVLTQVQPQEGLNNIQIDIIRPADEKCCKPARHIATGGTTKQWIAPKITIDKDAPEFANLGEQFVYNVVVTNPSTADALDVSVSDPLPLGVEYVSANPPAEIRGNVLVWNFDKLSARRKRTLTVNVRAIHTGRYTNCAEVTASQGLSARDCADTEIIAPQLALELQCIGEAITCDVLPYSVRVSNPGDAPATNVVVNAQLPPGLLTETGRSTMTFDAGTLEAGQSKRAHFNVKAATRGSYPVRAIATGEGNLRAEAACTTVIRQPELMVTKTGPEKRYLGRPATFEITVMNRGDAPARDVMLTDVLPPGMVLTQASDGPRHNGSELVWRLGTLNPDASKTVTVTVQCNESGVFRNDTVARAYCTEAKASATTDVEGIAAVLLEVIDKDDPIEVGQNETYEIVVTNQGSADATNVVINCYLPPQQEFVAAHGPTEATNTGPQVSFAPAASVPPGGKLVYRVTVKGKGTGDVRFRATMTTDQTTSPVEETESTHIY; this is encoded by the coding sequence ATGAAGCTGAAGTACACGTGGGTGGTGTGCCTGGCGGCCGCCATGGTGGTCGCGACAGCGGGGTGCCGCGAGCACATGCCGCATTCGGGCACATGGCCGGCGACGGGCGACGAGATCAAGACGCATCCGAAACCGCCGGAAGGCGGGTACTACTCGGATTGGGACCCCTACGCGGGCACGATCGAGTTGAGCCCGGCCGAGGACGTGAACCCGGTGAAGACGCAGCACGTGTTGATCGCCACGGTGCGTGACAAGGACGGCAAGCCGCTGCCCAACCGTCGCGTGGAATGGATCATCGCGGACGGCAGCGTCGGCGACATCGTGGAGGTGGACGAAAGCGGGTGGCGTGCCAGCCGCGGCATGAAAGTCACGAACAAGTTCGCCATTTCGCACACCAACAACTTCAATCATGTTCTGACGCGCGGGAACGATGACCCGTCGGACGACATCACGCTGGAGCCTGGGCAGACCTGGTGCGTGATCACATCGCCGATCGAGGGCGACACCCACATCACGGTGTACGCCCCGGGCATTTTCAACTGGGACAAGCACAAGGTCTTCGCGGTCAAGCATTGGTACGACGTGGCATGGGAGTGGCCGCCGCCGGCGCAGAATCCCACGGGCACGCCGCACGATCTGGAGACGCGCGTGTATCGCATCAGCGACGGGACGCCGCTGGCGAACTACATCGTGAACTACAAGCTTGTGGACGGGCCTCCCGGCTCGTTTCAGCCGAGCGGCACCGAGACGGTGACGACCAGGACCGACGGCGCCGGCATCGCCCGTGCCGTGCTGACGCAGGTTCAGCCGCAGGAGGGTCTGAACAATATCCAGATCGATATCATCCGCCCCGCTGATGAAAAGTGTTGCAAGCCGGCGCGGCACATTGCGACGGGCGGCACGACCAAGCAATGGATCGCACCGAAGATCACGATCGACAAGGACGCGCCGGAGTTCGCCAACCTGGGTGAGCAGTTCGTCTACAACGTCGTCGTGACGAATCCTTCGACGGCTGACGCGCTGGACGTGTCGGTCTCGGACCCGCTTCCGCTGGGAGTCGAGTACGTCTCGGCGAATCCGCCGGCGGAGATTCGCGGCAACGTGCTGGTATGGAACTTTGACAAGCTTTCGGCGCGGCGCAAGCGCACCCTGACGGTGAACGTGCGGGCGATCCATACGGGGCGGTACACGAACTGCGCCGAGGTAACGGCGTCGCAGGGATTGTCGGCGCGTGACTGCGCGGACACGGAGATCATCGCGCCGCAGCTTGCGCTGGAATTGCAGTGCATCGGCGAGGCGATTACCTGCGACGTGCTGCCGTACTCGGTGCGCGTGAGCAATCCGGGCGACGCGCCGGCGACGAACGTCGTGGTGAATGCCCAATTGCCGCCGGGGTTGCTGACCGAAACCGGCCGCTCGACGATGACGTTTGACGCGGGCACGCTGGAGGCGGGCCAGTCGAAGCGGGCGCATTTCAACGTGAAGGCGGCGACGCGCGGCAGTTACCCCGTTCGAGCGATTGCCACGGGCGAGGGCAATCTCCGCGCCGAGGCGGCGTGTACGACGGTGATTCGCCAACCCGAATTGATGGTGACCAAGACCGGTCCGGAGAAGCGCTACCTGGGCAGGCCTGCGACGTTTGAGATCACGGTGATGAACCGCGGCGACGCGCCGGCGCGCGACGTGATGCTCACGGATGTATTGCCGCCGGGCATGGTGCTGACGCAGGCGTCGGACGGACCGCGGCACAACGGCAGCGAGCTGGTCTGGCGACTGGGCACGCTGAACCCCGACGCGTCGAAGACGGTGACCGTGACGGTGCAGTGCAACGAGAGCGGCGTGTTCCGAAACGACACGGTCGCCCGGGCGTATTGCACCGAGGCGAAGGCGTCGGCGACGACGGATGTCGAAGGCATCGCGGCCGTGCTGCTGGAAGTCATCGACAAGGACGACCCGATCGAGGTCGGCCAGAACGAGACGTATGAGATCGTCGTGACGAATCAGGGTTCGGCCGATGCGACGAATGTCGTCATCAACTGCTACCTGCCGCCGCAGCAGGAGTTCGTGGCGGCGCACGGTCCGACCGAGGCGACGAACACAGGCCCGCAGGTCAGCTTTGCCCCCGCGGCGTCGGTGCCACCGGGCGGCAAGCTGGTCTATCGCGTGACGGTCAAGGGCAAGGGAACGGGCGACGTACGGTTCCGCGCGACGATGACGACGGACCAGACGACCTCGCCGGTCGAGGAAACCGAGAGCACGCATATTTATTGA